The Ruminococcaceae bacterium R-25 genomic interval AGCAGGCGAAGGCTTTGAAAACGGTACGGGCAGGATCAAATACAAGATGGATAAGGATAAGCTCAAAGAGAGGATCGCTGCCTTCGAAAAAGAGATCGAGAGAATGCTCAATGAAGCCATCCGTTCTGATTATTCCGATTTTGAAAAAGTCATGGGCTTATATGATTATATGTGTAAGAATTTCGTCTACGATTTCAATCCGTTAGACGGACAGGGGATAGATGATTTCAGCGATTACGCCTGCCTCATGAAGAAGAACGGGATCTGCTGTGAGATCGCAGGCGCTTATTCTTATCTTCTGATGCAGTGCGGGGTCGAAGCCACTTCGATGGGAGGCGACGGAACTGCGGGTTTTCACTCGTGGACATATGTTTTTATTAACGGACAGGGTTATCATGTCGATGCCACCTGGGGGCTTTACGGAGATTATCCCGACGGCATGCTCAATCTCCAGTATTTCATGCTGACCGAAGCAGAACGTGCAAAGGATTTTGAAAAAGAGATCAAGCCTGATTATCTTTGGCCCTGGGTTGACGAGTGTGACATGAAAAAGTTCCCGGCAACAGATGAGAGGTTCAAAGATATGCACTATGGCACCGCTTTTTTCAAGAGTATGGATACGGTAAAGAATACCATCACATACATTTACAATGGTTCTGAGACGACGTTCAGCTACGGCGATATGTAAAACAATAGAATCTGTGTGCTAATATAGCTTTGTGGATCAAGGGAGGATACTGCTATGAACATACTCAAGGCTGAAGCATCAGATCTGAAGGAAATATTGGATCTCCAGTATCTCGCATACCAGAGCGAGGCGGCACTATTCGGCAACAAGGATATTCCGCCTCTAAAAGAAACTCTGGAAGAACTGACAGAAGAATTTAATAAAGGCATCATCTTAAAGTTGGTGGATAACGGTACTATCGTAGGTTCTGTCAGAGCGTTCGAAAAGAGGGGCACTGCTTATATCGGCAAGCTGATGGTGCATCCGGATTACAGGCGCCAGGGAAACGGCAGCATGCTGCTTAGAGCCATAGAGAAGTTTTATCCCGAATCAAGATATGAGCTTTTTACGAGCACCAGGAGCGCAGACAATATAAAGCTCTATGAATCATTAGGATACAAGATCTTCAAAGAACAGAAGATCGATGATGAACTGACATTCGTTTATCTGCAGAGAAACGCTTAAGCAGAAGCTCTCATTTTATCGATCATTTCAAACGACTGCTTTAAGTAGGCGAAGTTATCTCCGCGGAACTTTTTGTAGTTATAACCGCCTGCTTTAAGGAGCTTTCCGTACATCAGATAAACTGCAGTAGTAGTGCATCCCATAACAAAACGCCTGAATGCTTTCCTGTTGCCGAAATGAGAGAGCGTATATGTCTGGAATACTATGTGCGGGAGCTCGTCATGAAGCATCTGGTTGCAGATAACTCTGAGGTCTTTTGAACCTATCTGATCAGCAACATTTCCTAACGCCGAATAGTAAGACAGGGCAATGGTTTCTGCTGTAACCAGGACTGCGATCTCTGTAAATAATTTCCCGTCATGGCGGAGATTTCTGAAGGTCTTGTCGAGCTTGTTTTTCTTTGCCTTAGGCTCATCGTGATGCTTCAGATACCATGCAAGATATGCAGAGTGGAAATTCTCTTCCTTGATGAAAAGATTCATGGTCTCTGCATAGTATGGTTCGTTGTATTCTTTTTCGAACTTTTGGGCGAGCTCAGCAAGATAGACACCGTCACTGTGTTCGCCCATCTGGAAAGCCTTGATGGATTTGAAGATCAGCTTGCGCTGTTCAGGTGTAAGGACCGGTTCTTCAGAAAAATCAAGCTGCAGTCTCTCTTTGTCATTTTCTCTGAAATGAGTGAGCCATTTTTCGTAATCGTAATTAACCCAGACTTCTTTTGTCAGATCGTGCATGGTGTCATCTCCTTTCAGATTTATGAAGTTTGGTTTCTTCTGCGCTCGTATTCCGCTCTTTCCCATACTTCTCTATCATATGCTTCTTTTCTTTTTCTGGCGACTTTGCCGCCTATGAAATGAACGATGGAGAACATCGCGAGTAAGACCAGGATCAGATAAAGAAATGCCAGGGCTGCACTGTATCCTGCGGTTTCGGATTTTTCGAGAAATGCCGCGATATATACCATGAGGAGACCGGGAACCGTAATGATCGCACCCAGGATAAGAGAGGCTTTAAGATAGCCTTGAAAGAAATCGAATGCCTTATACTCTCTTATGCTGTGATACTGATCTCCGTTCATTGTCTTAACCTCGTTTTCAGATGCAGTTGTTCAGGTAATATGTAACTTCCTTGTTTATCTCCAGGTAATAGAGATAAGAACCGAACATCATATCGTGCGTAAAAGATCCGTATACATCCTGTTCATCGCCGTTCGCATCAACAACTTTAAATGTTACTTCAATACTGAACGGCTCGTCTTCAGGGATCTTGCCGCTGAGCTGCTCTTCTTTGATCTCCATATAGACGAAATCGCCTTTCCTGATGAGCTTTCCTGAGGGAAGTTTTGCAGTAGGACCCAGGGCGACCTTATGATTTACCATCACATAACAGTTAACGCATTTTATGTCATCGCAATTTATCTTCAGAGCGATCTTTGCCGGCTCTTTTTTATCTGAACTGTGGCAGCCTGAAGAGCCCCAGATTCCAAAGCCGTTTGACTCGATGAAATCAGGTGTAAAGATGTCTTTTCCCACGGTATTCTGCGCTCTGTAAAAACACCAGTCGCCTCTGATGCTGTTTAAGTTAGATACCATAAGATAGTTGTGGTCCGGGTCATCCGACAGGAGGTAGATACGCCTGTCTTCGTTGTGATCAACGTAGCC includes:
- a CDS encoding transglutaminase superfamily protein yields the protein MKNRIVCALLATVLFFTGCSVNRPVSGVSEETSVSETTVETTETETTVTETTAEAEKFVFQRHVHTNLLSQYVTEEMWQSLYNLMDAIYEGADTFECTDKKAYDWCINEAVIGNFLPPVCTFVAGEGFENGTGRIKYKMDKDKLKERIAAFEKEIERMLNEAIRSDYSDFEKVMGLYDYMCKNFVYDFNPLDGQGIDDFSDYACLMKKNGICCEIAGAYSYLLMQCGVEATSMGGDGTAGFHSWTYVFINGQGYHVDATWGLYGDYPDGMLNLQYFMLTEAERAKDFEKEIKPDYLWPWVDECDMKKFPATDERFKDMHYGTAFFKSMDTVKNTITYIYNGSETTFSYGDM
- a CDS encoding ribosomal protein S18 acetylase RimI-like enzyme, which codes for MNILKAEASDLKEILDLQYLAYQSEAALFGNKDIPPLKETLEELTEEFNKGIILKLVDNGTIVGSVRAFEKRGTAYIGKLMVHPDYRRQGNGSMLLRAIEKFYPESRYELFTSTRSADNIKLYESLGYKIFKEQKIDDELTFVYLQRNA